The following coding sequences lie in one Mercenaria mercenaria strain notata chromosome 5, MADL_Memer_1, whole genome shotgun sequence genomic window:
- the LOC123557083 gene encoding putative carbonic anhydrase-like protein 1 isoform X1 yields MEFSKLKMTPKELLQTFVRIYLVIFFLILHVSSTELWEEWWGYNGVSGPEFWGTHNKNWSLCGTGKFQSPIDIDPGRLIFDPNLTALKYDRIEINGLLVNTGNDLTFEITDTINSSSFLFTGGPLSYTYRLNHIKIHFGSYDEIGSEHTISGKQFPVEFQIIGYNVDLYRNFNEASMATHGLAVITVLGTIDDMTNFEFDKILTAAKHVRYRGLKYAINGFAITDIIPPSGLYITYEGSLTQPSCQETVTWIIINKPLRITKHQIAALRDLNRWSQNQPDKGPLVSNNFRPPQSLNRRPVRTNISPYVESEECAIKITKSYKVNRRLIGL; encoded by the exons TGAGTTCAACGGAGCTTTGGGAGGAATGGTGGGGTTACAATGGCGTCTCGG GACCTGAATTCTGGGGAACGCATAACAAAAACTGGTCTTTGTGCGGAACAGGAAAATTCCAATCTCCTATTGATATTGACCCTGGCAGACTGATTTTTGACCCAAACCTCACAGCATTGAAATATGATAGGATCGAG ATCAATGGTTTATTGGTGAACACAGGGAACGATCTGACATTTGAAATTACAGATACCATAAACAGTTCATCATTTCTTTTCACCGGAGGGCCTCTATCCTACACTTACAGACTGAACcacataaaaattcattttggaTCGTATGATGAAATTGGTTCTGAACATACAATCTCTGGCAAGCAATTTCCTGTTGAG TTTCAGATAATAGGATACAATGTAGATTTGTACAGAAATTTTAACGAGGCTTCAATGGCAACGCACGGATTAGCTGTAATTACAGTGCTCGGAACC ATTGATGATATGAccaattttgaatttgataaaattttaaccGCTGCTAAACACGTCCGATACAGAG GTCTAAAATATGCCATTAATGGTTTTGCCATCACGGATATTATACCGCCATCAGGACTATACATAACATACGAAGGTTCCCTTACTCAACCTAGTTGCCAGGAAACAGTTACATGGATAATAATCAACAAACCTTTAAGAATCACAAAACATCAG ATAGCTGCATTACGTGATTTAAATCGTTGGAGTCAAAATCAACCAGACAAAGGACCATTGGTTTCCAATAACTTTAGGCCACCGCAGTCTTTGAATCGGCGGCCAGTTCGAACAAATATTAGCCCATATGTTGAG aGTGAAGAATGTGCAATTAAGATAACAAAATCATATAAAG TCAACAGACGTTTGATCGGGTTATGA
- the LOC123557083 gene encoding putative carbonic anhydrase-like protein 1 isoform X2, whose amino-acid sequence MTPKVMSKIVFRILSVICLYILHVSSTELWEEWWGYNGVSGPEFWGTHNKNWSLCGTGKFQSPIDIDPGRLIFDPNLTALKYDRIEINGLLVNTGNDLTFEITDTINSSSFLFTGGPLSYTYRLNHIKIHFGSYDEIGSEHTISGKQFPVEFQIIGYNVDLYRNFNEASMATHGLAVITVLGTIDDMTNFEFDKILTAAKHVRYRGLKYAINGFAITDIIPPSGLYITYEGSLTQPSCQETVTWIIINKPLRITKHQIAALRDLNRWSQNQPDKGPLVSNNFRPPQSLNRRPVRTNISPYVESEECAIKITKSYKVNRRLIGL is encoded by the exons TGAGTTCAACGGAGCTTTGGGAGGAATGGTGGGGTTACAATGGCGTCTCGG GACCTGAATTCTGGGGAACGCATAACAAAAACTGGTCTTTGTGCGGAACAGGAAAATTCCAATCTCCTATTGATATTGACCCTGGCAGACTGATTTTTGACCCAAACCTCACAGCATTGAAATATGATAGGATCGAG ATCAATGGTTTATTGGTGAACACAGGGAACGATCTGACATTTGAAATTACAGATACCATAAACAGTTCATCATTTCTTTTCACCGGAGGGCCTCTATCCTACACTTACAGACTGAACcacataaaaattcattttggaTCGTATGATGAAATTGGTTCTGAACATACAATCTCTGGCAAGCAATTTCCTGTTGAG TTTCAGATAATAGGATACAATGTAGATTTGTACAGAAATTTTAACGAGGCTTCAATGGCAACGCACGGATTAGCTGTAATTACAGTGCTCGGAACC ATTGATGATATGAccaattttgaatttgataaaattttaaccGCTGCTAAACACGTCCGATACAGAG GTCTAAAATATGCCATTAATGGTTTTGCCATCACGGATATTATACCGCCATCAGGACTATACATAACATACGAAGGTTCCCTTACTCAACCTAGTTGCCAGGAAACAGTTACATGGATAATAATCAACAAACCTTTAAGAATCACAAAACATCAG ATAGCTGCATTACGTGATTTAAATCGTTGGAGTCAAAATCAACCAGACAAAGGACCATTGGTTTCCAATAACTTTAGGCCACCGCAGTCTTTGAATCGGCGGCCAGTTCGAACAAATATTAGCCCATATGTTGAG aGTGAAGAATGTGCAATTAAGATAACAAAATCATATAAAG TCAACAGACGTTTGATCGGGTTATGA
- the LOC123557083 gene encoding putative carbonic anhydrase-like protein 1 isoform X3, whose product MILQSLVRIFPVICFSILHVSSTELWEEWWGYNGVSGPEFWGTHNKNWSLCGTGKFQSPIDIDPGRLIFDPNLTALKYDRIEINGLLVNTGNDLTFEITDTINSSSFLFTGGPLSYTYRLNHIKIHFGSYDEIGSEHTISGKQFPVEFQIIGYNVDLYRNFNEASMATHGLAVITVLGTIDDMTNFEFDKILTAAKHVRYRGLKYAINGFAITDIIPPSGLYITYEGSLTQPSCQETVTWIIINKPLRITKHQIAALRDLNRWSQNQPDKGPLVSNNFRPPQSLNRRPVRTNISPYVESEECAIKITKSYKVNRRLIGL is encoded by the exons TGAGTTCAACGGAGCTTTGGGAGGAATGGTGGGGTTACAATGGCGTCTCGG GACCTGAATTCTGGGGAACGCATAACAAAAACTGGTCTTTGTGCGGAACAGGAAAATTCCAATCTCCTATTGATATTGACCCTGGCAGACTGATTTTTGACCCAAACCTCACAGCATTGAAATATGATAGGATCGAG ATCAATGGTTTATTGGTGAACACAGGGAACGATCTGACATTTGAAATTACAGATACCATAAACAGTTCATCATTTCTTTTCACCGGAGGGCCTCTATCCTACACTTACAGACTGAACcacataaaaattcattttggaTCGTATGATGAAATTGGTTCTGAACATACAATCTCTGGCAAGCAATTTCCTGTTGAG TTTCAGATAATAGGATACAATGTAGATTTGTACAGAAATTTTAACGAGGCTTCAATGGCAACGCACGGATTAGCTGTAATTACAGTGCTCGGAACC ATTGATGATATGAccaattttgaatttgataaaattttaaccGCTGCTAAACACGTCCGATACAGAG GTCTAAAATATGCCATTAATGGTTTTGCCATCACGGATATTATACCGCCATCAGGACTATACATAACATACGAAGGTTCCCTTACTCAACCTAGTTGCCAGGAAACAGTTACATGGATAATAATCAACAAACCTTTAAGAATCACAAAACATCAG ATAGCTGCATTACGTGATTTAAATCGTTGGAGTCAAAATCAACCAGACAAAGGACCATTGGTTTCCAATAACTTTAGGCCACCGCAGTCTTTGAATCGGCGGCCAGTTCGAACAAATATTAGCCCATATGTTGAG aGTGAAGAATGTGCAATTAAGATAACAAAATCATATAAAG TCAACAGACGTTTGATCGGGTTATGA